One segment of Erigeron canadensis isolate Cc75 chromosome 2, C_canadensis_v1, whole genome shotgun sequence DNA contains the following:
- the LOC122588236 gene encoding coenzyme Q-binding protein COQ10 homolog B, mitochondrial-like, with protein sequence MCELMDEWAMLFSTSYMLLNEDMMLIYLVLSVLIILPMSSVVSTSKAARQLFICKNGGRQIIRCLRNDPAPKSYVQSRWFRSIARFEALPPSGELFSGSHEAAPFCLHNTPFGSTVIIQRRGFLGCGDGDQGSKGLAKVHEEKCTMGYSPEQMYAVVAAVDMYQDFLPWCRRSDIVQRHSDGSFDAELEIGFKFLVESYVSHVKLVKPKVIKTTSSQSSLFNHLINVWEFHPGPVPGTCDLHFFVDFKFQSPFYSQMASVFFKEVVSRLVDSFRDRCRLIYGPEVSVIGQRT encoded by the exons ATGTGTGAATTGATGGACGAGTGGGCAATGTTATTTAGCACATCCTACATGCTTCTTAATGAGGATATGATGCTTATATATCTTGTCCTTTCAGTGTTGATAATTCTTCCAATGTCATCGGTAGTATCAACATCAAAGGCCGCCCGGCAGCTTTTTATATGCAAAAATGGTGGTAGACAGATAATCAGATGTTTAAGAAACGATCCCGCACCTAAAAGTTATGTTCAAAGTCGGTGGTTTAGAAGCATCGCAAGGTTCGAAGCATTGCCCCCTTCTGGTGAACTATTCAGTGGTAGTCATGAGGCCGCACCCTTCTGTTTGCACAATACACCTTTTGGTAGTACGGTTATTATTCAAAGGAGAGGTTTTCTTGGTTGCGGTGATGGAGATCAAGGGAGTAAAGGTTTGGCAAAGGTTCATGAGGAGAAGTGTACCATGGG GTATTCCCCAGAGCAGATGTATGCAGTGGTTGCTGCTGTTGACATGTATCAAGATTTTCTTCCATGGTGTCGACGATCGGACATAGTTCAACGCCATTCTGATGGGTCCTTTGATGCAGAGCTGGAGATCGGCTTTAAGTTTCTTGTTGAGAGCTATGTATCTCATGTCAAATTGGTTAAACCTAAAGTGATAAAG ACAACTTCATCCCAAAGTAGCCTTTTCAATCATTTAATAAATGTTTGGGAGTTCCATCCTGGACCTGTTCCTGGGACGTGTGACCTCCATTTCTTCGTGGATTTCAAGTTCCAGTCACCTTTTTATTCACAG ATGGCCTCTGTGTTCTTTAAGGAGGTTGTATCTCGGCTTGTAGATTCGTTCCGTGATCGGTGCCGTCTGATATATGGGCCAGAGGTTTCGGTTATTGGGCAGAGGACATGA